From Myxococcota bacterium:
CCGATGCGCGCCAGGCGCGCGACGTTGCGGTAGTCGAGCCCGTGACCCACGCCGATCTCGAGGTGGAGCTTCGCGGCGAGCCGGATCGCGTCCTCGATGCGCCGCACCTCGTTCTCGTGGTCGGGGCCGCGCTCGGCGTAGCGGCCGGTGTGGATCTCGACCGCGCGCGAGCCCACGCGGTGGGCGGCCTTGATCTGCTCGAGGTCGGGGTCGACGAACAGGCAGCTGCGCACGCCGCCGTCGCCCAGCGCCCGCACGATCTCGCCGATCTCGCCGATCCGACTCTGCACGTCGAGCCCGCCCTCGGTGGTGAGCTCCTCGCGGCGCTCGGGCACGAGCGTCACCGAGCTCGGGCGCACCTCGAGGGCGACCTTGAGCATCTCCTGGGTCGCGGCCATCTCGAGGCAGAACTGGCCGTGCACGGTCTGGCGCAGCAGCCGCACGTCGCGGTCCTGGATGTGCCGCCGGTCCTCGCGCAGGTGCACCACGATGCCGTCGGCGCCGCCGAGCTGCGCGAGCGCCGCGGCCGTGACTGGATCCGGCTCGAGCCCGCGCCGCGCCTGCCGCACGGTGGCCACG
This genomic window contains:
- a CDS encoding pyridoxine 5'-phosphate synthase translates to MSERRLVVNVDHVATVRQARRGLEPDPVTAAALAQLGGADGIVVHLREDRRHIQDRDVRLLRQTVHGQFCLEMAATQEMLKVALEVRPSSVTLVPERREELTTEGGLDVQSRIGEIGEIVRALGDGGVRSCLFVDPDLEQIKAAHRVGSRAVEIHTGRYAERGPDHENEVRRIEDAIRLAAKLHLEIGVGHGLDYRNVARLARIG